The Gammaproteobacteria bacterium nucleotide sequence GGCGAAGCGGTTCGATTTCAACTGGAAAGCGCGACCAGCTGCCGGCGCGGGCCGAGTAGCCGGATTCGATCATGGCATCGATCAGTCTTTCCGCGAAGCCTCGGTAGAGAATGTTATTCATGGAATGCTTCCCTCGATGGGTCATGGAAGTAAGCACTGCTGAGTCACTAGCGGATATTATCATTTTAGGAGATAAACGAGGATACCGATAGTGATAAATAGGCAAGTTGCAAATTAAGACCTAGAATATCCGCTCATGGAGTCGATCAGATAGTCAACTGAACATCTCGACAGTCAGGTCCTAAATAGATAAACAAGATGAGTCAGGTTACCCGCGGTCTAACGGAGATTCAGGATGCCCGGCAAGTACGCCGCCGCTTGCGCTTGGGCGAAGTCCTGGTGAGTGAGGGCCTCACAACTGAGGCTGAGATTCATGTTGCACTGAGTCAGCAAAAACAGCAGAAAGGCAAACGCCTCGGTGAAGTGCTGGTTGAACTGGGTATGGTTGACGAGAGCGCCATAGCCAGGGTTCTGGCGAACCGACTGGGGTTGCCATTTATTGATCTAGACAGCACCGACATCGAGTCCGACGCACTTACCGAGATTCCGGCTAGAGTGATCCGCGAGCACCAGGTATTTCCCATCAGGGTAGACACTGAATCGCTTACAGTGGCAATGGGAGATCCACTGTCGAGTGAGGCGATAGACGCCGTTCGTTTTACCTGTAAGAAACGAGTGGTCGAGGTGGTTGCAACACCCACTCAACTAAAAGTGTATATCGCAGACCGGTTATCTACCCAAGAAAGCAGCGAGGATTTTGAGACCTATCTGCGGTCGCTCGGTGGCAGCGGCGTTGCCGGGGATGCCGAGGGTGAGGATGATGATGTCATCAAACTGGTCAACCGGTTTATCGTCGATGCGGTCCGCGATCGCGCATCGGACATACATGTTGAACCGTATGGTGACAAGCAGGATCTCATAGTTCGGTTTCGGGTAGATGGACAGCTCCGTAATTACCGCCGCATCCCATCGGAGTATCGGGAACGTATCGTGGCCAGGATGAAGATCATGGCAAGGCTTAACATTGCAGAGCGGCGCTTGCCACAGGACGGCAAAATGCGTTTTAAACTCGGAGAGCGCGAGATTGAACTGCGTATGGTCACTGTGCCGACAGCCGGGGAAAATGAAGATGTGGTTCTGCGTATTCTGGGAGCGTTTGGCGCTTTGCCGTTGAGTGAGATGCAGCTCAGTCCAGATAACCTGCAAGCGGTTGAAGCGCTGGTGCGTCGTCCTTATGGACTGATGCTGGCCGTAGGTCCGACGGGTTCAGGCAAAACAACCACACTTCATTCCATGCTGGCCCAAATCAACGACGTTAAGAAGAAGATATGGACCGTAGAGGACCCGGTAGAAATTACCCAGCCGGGCCTTCGGCAGCTGCAGGTGCAGCCGCAGATAGGATTGACGTTTGCGTCAGCCATGCGGTCGTTTCTGAGAGCAGATCCTGACATTATTATGGTCGGCGAAATGCGGGATGAAGAAACCGCGCATCTGGGGATTCAAGCCTCCCTGACAGGCCACATGGTGCTCTCTACACTACACACCAACACGGCGCCCGAAACAGTGACCCGGCTGATCGATATGGGCATGGAGCCGTTTTCTTTCTCGGACGCCCTGTTGGGCATTCTTTCACAGCGATTGGCACGGCAGTTGTGCGGGAAATGCAAAGTTGAGTATGACGCAACGCCCGATGAGACCGATGAGTTTAGTCGTTATATCGGGGCAGACTCGGTAGAACGAGCAATGTCTGGCGGTGCCTTGAAATTGTGGCGGGCAGATGGCTGCGTAGAGTGTGAGAAAACCGGCTACCGGGGCCGTCTCGCTCTGCACGAACTGCTGGTGAACAATGATGAGATCCGCACTGCGATTCAAAGAAAGGCGACCACGGGCGAGATACGGGACCTGGCTCAGCAAGCGGGTATGCAAACGCTGCTTCAAGATGGGGTGGTTAAATGTCTGCAGGGCCACACTGATCTCAAACAAGTACTGGCAGTCTGCAGCCGCTAGCACTTCGTTGTTTTGTCAAAAGTCAAATTTAATGTAATTTGTTTCGGGTTCGAAGTTTATGGAAATGTTCTACAAATTCGTTAGACTAAATCGGCTGTCATAAAAGGAGAAATCCGATGTCAAGAATCTTGTTAGTATTGATGTTGGCGATATTTTCGGTTGTGGCGATCGCTGATGAAATTTCAGCCGAAGACAAAGCCAAGGTCCAGTTGACGCTCGTAAAATGGATAAAGTCGCGATCTGATGATAAAGGCCGGTTTCTGTTCGTGGATCGACAGACTAACGACTTAATGGGCGGCTACAGTGCCAACGTCCACCCGATGATTTTGCCTTACAAGGATGGCGCCGTGTTTGTGTGTTCGGAGATTGTCACGGATAATGGTGTCCGAGTTACGGCGGACTTCCTCACTGTCAAAGTCGGTGATGCCTACAAGATCGTTGAAGTCATTATGAACAATCGGGACAGTGTCGAGAAAATGCTGGGCATGTAATTTGTTTTAGTGTCGCGGCTGGCCATTGTTTACTGGCCGGCCTCAGTTCGTCTGCTATTGTTATTCTTATGCGTCTAGGGATTTTCCTCAAGTTTGTACTGTTATTTGTCTTGCTGGCTGTTGTGCTGGGCGCCGGCGGATTGTTGGTTTACAAAAATAACCGTGCCGACCACTACGAAGGTGTCGCTTCTGCGCAGTTGGCGACCGCTGTCGTGGGCAGCGCGGCTATTTTGGATCAGGCGATCGCCGCGGGAGAAAAGGAAGCGAGAGAAGCACTGTCGCTGTTTTCAATGTTTCCATTTGTGTTATGTGTCGAGATTGCATCGAGTGGCGAGGCCGATTTCCGCTGGCCGCCGCTGCCCTGTGAGATCATCAAAGAAGAAAAATATCCCCTTAACTATGAAAACATACTGTCTGACGGCAGTGGGCTGCTCTTCCAGGTCAGCAGCGAATGGGTACAAGAGCAGGTCAATCGCGAGCTGTATACTGGGTTTGTCGCACTGGCGATCTTTCTGTTGTTGTTCGTGATTGGGAGTGGACTTTTGTTTCATCGAATTGTTGGACATCCGGTTGGTTACCTGATTCGAAGTCTTCGAAACGTATCTCAAGACCTCACCCAGCAGGACTTGATCAAGAAGATCACCCGGGATGAAATCGGTGAACTGACCGATGCATTGAATGGGTTGCTGCAACGTATCCGGACGTATCAAGCGGAACTGGTACGACTGGCAAACACCGATGGGTTGACGGGTATCTTCAATCGAACAACGTATTTTTCGAAGGGGCAAGAGTTACTAAAGGCTCATCCAGAAGGTATCTACTTTCTACTGATAGATCTTGATCATTTCAAGGCCATCAACGACTCCTATGGTCATGCTGTGGGGGATACCGTGCTTGAACGGATTGGGAAGTTATTGCAAGGTTCAATGCGAACCAGTGGCACTCGTGTATCAGATGTTGTTGGTCGACTCGGAGGAGAGGAGTTTGGCATATTGATGTTTGCGAAGACTATTGATGATGCTGTTTTAGTTGCAGAAAGATTACGCCAGACAATAGAAAGCACATTCATCGAAGTAGGCGGTGTGCCGTTTGCGGCTACGGGTTCTATCGGCGTGGCCGAAGCGGTAGCTGGAGAAAGTCTCGATGATCTATATCAGCGAGCCGATAGAGCGTGTTACACAGCCAAAGACAATGGCCGCAACCGCGTGGAGGTGGCCGACTAAATTGCCAGAGGACGTTCACCGATGGTTTAACGACTCAAAGTTTTCTGCACGCGCCTTAGGTGGGCGTTGACAACACTGTGCCGGGAAAGCTTTATAGATGAGTGATTGGCCTGAGTCATGTCAAAGCCGTTGGTTGCGCGGTATATTGAGGGCGAATAACATAGCGTTGTCGAGTTAGTCAGACTTAGCGATCACTGTTGCCAGCGCACGACCTACTTTCTTGAAACGAGTTATGACCACTAAAAAATCATCAATCCAAGTGGCTAATGCCAAGAATGACCTCTTAACAGGACAGGCCTTCCTCGACAGCATTCGTGACGGGCGTGAGGTCTGGTACGATGGTGAGAGAGTCAAAGATGTCACGACTCATCTCGCTTTCAGAAACAGTGCCAGAAATATCGCACGTCTTTACGATTCCCTTCACGACCCGGCACATTGTGAACAACTGACGAGAACGGACAAACACGGTATTTTGACCCACAAGTTTTTTGCGCCCAGTTACAGCGCAGAAGAACTCCTGGAAGCACGGGATGCCATTGCACTGTGGCAGCGTATGACTTATGGCTGGATGGGTCGTACACCGGACTATAAGGCTGCGTTTATGGCCCAATTGGCAGAGGGGTTCGATTTCTATGACCCCTTTGGTGAAAATGCCCTGAACTGGTATCGAAAGTATGCCGCACAGGGTCTGTTTCTGAATCATGTACTGGTTGACCCGCCGGTAGATCGAAATCGGCCTCACCATGAAGTCACCGACGTGTTCGTAAATGTCACCCGTGATGATGATCGTGGGATCTATGTCAGTGGCGCCAAGATGGTTGCGACAGGGTCGGTGTTGACCCATGCAACATTCGTGGCACCGAATAGCGGTACGGCGGCGCGCATGCAAGCTGGAAAAGATGAAGCCTTTGCGCTGGTGTTTATTGTCGACATGGACACCCCGGGTCTAAAGCTTGTCTGTAGGCCATCGTATGAACTGAAAGCGGACAGCCCCTTCGAAGCGCCTCTTGCGAGCCGTTTTGATGAAAACGACTCTGTACTGCTGTTTCATGACGCCTTTATTCCCTGGGAAAATGTGCTGGTCTACCGGGATGTTGAAAAGGCCAAGGGGTTTTACGCCTCGTCTGGATTTTTCAATCGTTTCAACCTGCAATCCGCGACCCGGCTGGCGGTCAAACTAGAATTTGCTTGTGGTTTGCTCATGAAGGGCACAGAAGCTGCTGGGACCGATACCTTCCGCGGTGTGCAGACAGAAGTCGGTGAGCTGATTTCAATGGCTAATCTCGTATGGGCATTGACCACGGCAATGGCGATGGACCCCGAGCCCGGCGTCGGTGATTCAGTGGTGCCCAAGCTGCAGACCGCAGCAGCTGCACGAATCTATATGACTTCCGCCTGGCAGCGCGTACGGGAGATTTTCGAAAAAGTGCTCGCCGGGGCTCCCATTGTGACGGTGTCTTCGGTCCGGGATCTCAGGCACCCTGAACTGGATCCGATCATCGAGCGTTACTTCCGGGGAACCGGGCTGGCTGCAGCGGAAAGAATCAAGCTCTTCAAGCTGATCTGGGATGCGCTCTATTCGGAATTTGCGGGTCGGCATGCGCTTTATGAACGCAATTACGCGGGTAATCACGAACAGCAAAGACTTGATGCACTGAGTTGGTCCGACGAGCGCGGTGACAGTGAACGCTACCGCCAGTTGGTGGATGCTTGCCTGAGTGATTATGATGAGGATGGCTGGCTCGTCGAGCATCTTCGGCACAGCTAGATTTGGCCTCCCCCGTCTAATTCGTGATCGAAAAAATTCAATAGTCAGGATTTTGTACTAATTTACTGTAAGGTCGGGAATTCCTCTGTGTCACAACCTTCGCCGGAGGCTACTCATTCTCTCTGGGATTACGCAGTCGAGGTCTACAGTCGACCGGGTATGTCTGAGTTGTGTCTTTGGTTTCAGGATCACTGCCGCGTCGATGTTCCCATTATCCTCTATATTGGCTGGTGTTCGGCACGGGGAGTTCATGTGGATCATCAACTGCTGACGCAGGTTGAGCAAACGGTCGATGTTTGGCAACGGGATGTAGTCGCTCCCTTGCGTGGCTTGCGACGAGAACTAAAAAGAGACTCAAAGGGAATCGCACAGGAAACGGTTTCGGCGTTCCGTGAGGAACTCAAGTCGCTGGAGTTGGAGGCCGAACATCTAGAGCTGAACGCCCTGGCAACTTTGAGTTCTGATGAAACTGTTGCGGCAGTCCCAGTTTCTGATCAGAAACGGTTGATCGAGAGCGGTTTGGGTCAATATTTGGGGAGACTCAAATGTGATATCAATGCACAGACCAAAGAAAAGATCACCGGATTCGTCGCGTGTCTATCGGCGGAAAAGACCGCCAGTGGGTAGGGTTGTTCTGATCACCACCCCAGGGGCCTTTCGTAATGCGTCAACTTCCGGTTAATCTGTCTTTTTTGGCCTAATTGACAGGCAGGTGACGATGACTGAAGGCCGGATCGTGGCGCATGCAGTGAGTCCTCATACTCCGCGTATGGCCAATCCTGACGCGACGCCGGATTTTCTCGCTGGCGTGATGGCGGGTGCGCGAGAGATGGGTGAGGTCATCCGTTCATACGAGCCCGATCTCTGGGTTGTTCATTCGACACACTGGGTCACCACCTTTGACTGGTACATCACGCATCAAGCTCAGCATGACGGTTTGTGTGTTGGCGAGGAATGTCCCGATCTGATACCGGGTATCGAATATTCCATTCAAGGTGACCCGGAGTTTGCTGCGGCGTTGTCTGCAGCAATCGAAGGGGCTGGATTTCCCGGTGGACAAAGTCGGACGCCAAATCACCGTTTTGATTATGGTTCCTACGTGCCGCTGGTCTACCTTGACCCGGAGTTCAGCCTGCCGGTTGTGCTGCTGGGATGCTGTGTCATGGCAGGTATCGGTGAATGTATGGCCGTGGGTGCTGCTGTCGCACAAGCAGCGCAGGCGAGTGGCAGGCGAATCGCATTTCTGGCGAGCACGGCGCTGTCGCACCGGCTTGTGCGTGGACCGGACCGCTGGCCATCGGACGAAGAACAAAAGCGAGACCACGAATTCATCGATCAATTATGTTCCGGGCAGATCGAACAGGCTCGGCGTCAGTTTTCGGATTATGCCCGGGTTGTAACCGCTGAGATGGGGGGACGCAATCTTGCGACCTTCCTGGGGACATTGGATACCGGTAAGCGGTATCACGGCCAGCAGTACGGGGACTATGGCCAGTCATCAGGCAGCGGCAACGCTAGCATTCTGTTGACGGAAAAGGCTGAGTAGTCGGTGGCGTGTCGCCGTCTTCGATACCCATTTAATCTGTCAGGGCGAATTCAAGCTTCACACCATTTTCGGGTATTGCTCACGATCGTCGAACTCCTCGAGCTAAACTTTAAGGCAGATATTCTGCAGTTCAGTATAGAACTCTAGAGAGTATTCTCCACCCTCACGGCCAATGCCGGATTTTTTGGCGCCACCAAACGGGGTCCTGAGATCGCGCAAAAACCAGCAGTTCACCCAGGTAATCCCACAGTCGATCCTTGCCGCAACCTGGTTTGCTTTCTTGATGTCCTGAGTCCACAGCGTGGCAGCGAGGCCGTATTCCGTATCGTTCGCAAGGCTGACTGCTTCGTCAAGGTCGTCAAAAGGTCTTATATGACAGCACGGCCCGAAGATCTCCTCTTTGACAATCAGGCTGGTCTCGTCCAGCCCGGTCCATAGAGTGGGTTCTATCCAGCAGCCGTGTTCCCACGGCGTCGGCATGTCGGGAGCGCCCCCACCCACGATCACATTGGCGCCGAGTTCTGCCGCGCGGCGGTAGTAGCTAAGAACCTTGTCGCGGTGGGTGCTGCTGATCAACGGACCCATTGACGTTTCCTCAGCAAAGGGGTCACCGCGGACGAGGCTGGCTGCGCGCTGTGCCAGTGCCTCAGTGAAGCGGTCGAAAATGGGTCGCTCAACGTAGACCCGTTCAGTGCTGAGGCAAACCTGACCACAGTTTGCGAACACAGAGCGGCTCGTCCCCTCTACAGCCTGTTCAAAATCGGCATCAGCAAATATCACACCGGGATTCTTGCCGCCCAGTTCAAAAGACACGTCCTTGATATCGTCTGCGACAGACTTCATGATCGCGGCACCGGTAACGGTTTCGCCTGTAAAAGTCACCGCATCAACATCAGGATGGCGAGCCAGGTGTTCACCGGTCGAATCGGCTCCGAAACCATGAACAACGTTGTAGACCCCGGGCGGGATGCCGGCGTCATTCATAATCTTGCCCAGCAAGGTAGCTGTAGCGGGGGTCTCTTCTGAGGGTTTCACCACCACGGTGTTGCCGCAGGCGAGTGCGGGCGCGACTTTCCAGGTCATCAACAGGAGCGGCAAGTTCCAGGGGCAGATAACCGCAATAACCCCTTTAGGCTTGCGTACGGTGAGATTGATGGCTTCACCCCCATCAGGCGTCGGCATACGGAAAGTCTCGTCAGGTATGGCTTTGATGACATCGGCAAAGGCCCGGAAATTGGCCGCCCCGCGTGGAA carries:
- the tadA gene encoding Flp pilus assembly complex ATPase component TadA, with the protein product MSQVTRGLTEIQDARQVRRRLRLGEVLVSEGLTTEAEIHVALSQQKQQKGKRLGEVLVELGMVDESAIARVLANRLGLPFIDLDSTDIESDALTEIPARVIREHQVFPIRVDTESLTVAMGDPLSSEAIDAVRFTCKKRVVEVVATPTQLKVYIADRLSTQESSEDFETYLRSLGGSGVAGDAEGEDDDVIKLVNRFIVDAVRDRASDIHVEPYGDKQDLIVRFRVDGQLRNYRRIPSEYRERIVARMKIMARLNIAERRLPQDGKMRFKLGEREIELRMVTVPTAGENEDVVLRILGAFGALPLSEMQLSPDNLQAVEALVRRPYGLMLAVGPTGSGKTTTLHSMLAQINDVKKKIWTVEDPVEITQPGLRQLQVQPQIGLTFASAMRSFLRADPDIIMVGEMRDEETAHLGIQASLTGHMVLSTLHTNTAPETVTRLIDMGMEPFSFSDALLGILSQRLARQLCGKCKVEYDATPDETDEFSRYIGADSVERAMSGGALKLWRADGCVECEKTGYRGRLALHELLVNNDEIRTAIQRKATTGEIRDLAQQAGMQTLLQDGVVKCLQGHTDLKQVLAVCSR
- a CDS encoding diguanylate cyclase, which codes for MRLGIFLKFVLLFVLLAVVLGAGGLLVYKNNRADHYEGVASAQLATAVVGSAAILDQAIAAGEKEAREALSLFSMFPFVLCVEIASSGEADFRWPPLPCEIIKEEKYPLNYENILSDGSGLLFQVSSEWVQEQVNRELYTGFVALAIFLLLFVIGSGLLFHRIVGHPVGYLIRSLRNVSQDLTQQDLIKKITRDEIGELTDALNGLLQRIRTYQAELVRLANTDGLTGIFNRTTYFSKGQELLKAHPEGIYFLLIDLDHFKAINDSYGHAVGDTVLERIGKLLQGSMRTSGTRVSDVVGRLGGEEFGILMFAKTIDDAVLVAERLRQTIESTFIEVGGVPFAATGSIGVAEAVAGESLDDLYQRADRACYTAKDNGRNRVEVAD
- a CDS encoding Pyoverdin chromophore biosynthetic protein pvcC, with protein sequence MTTKKSSIQVANAKNDLLTGQAFLDSIRDGREVWYDGERVKDVTTHLAFRNSARNIARLYDSLHDPAHCEQLTRTDKHGILTHKFFAPSYSAEELLEARDAIALWQRMTYGWMGRTPDYKAAFMAQLAEGFDFYDPFGENALNWYRKYAAQGLFLNHVLVDPPVDRNRPHHEVTDVFVNVTRDDDRGIYVSGAKMVATGSVLTHATFVAPNSGTAARMQAGKDEAFALVFIVDMDTPGLKLVCRPSYELKADSPFEAPLASRFDENDSVLLFHDAFIPWENVLVYRDVEKAKGFYASSGFFNRFNLQSATRLAVKLEFACGLLMKGTEAAGTDTFRGVQTEVGELISMANLVWALTTAMAMDPEPGVGDSVVPKLQTAAAARIYMTSAWQRVREIFEKVLAGAPIVTVSSVRDLRHPELDPIIERYFRGTGLAAAERIKLFKLIWDALYSEFAGRHALYERNYAGNHEQQRLDALSWSDERGDSERYRQLVDACLSDYDEDGWLVEHLRHS
- a CDS encoding TIGR02444 family protein → MSQPSPEATHSLWDYAVEVYSRPGMSELCLWFQDHCRVDVPIILYIGWCSARGVHVDHQLLTQVEQTVDVWQRDVVAPLRGLRRELKRDSKGIAQETVSAFREELKSLELEAEHLELNALATLSSDETVAAVPVSDQKRLIESGLGQYLGRLKCDINAQTKEKITGFVACLSAEKTASG
- a CDS encoding 2-hydroxymuconic semialdehyde dehydrogenase, giving the protein MSILKQNPLPFFINGQYVSPTGRQTFENINPVNGTLNFDVFEGDADDIDYAVNSARSALVGPWANIDVDTRAHLLRKVADLIDKHRDEFLLAEISDTGKPVQLAGHIDIPRGAANFRAFADVIKAIPDETFRMPTPDGGEAINLTVRKPKGVIAVICPWNLPLLLMTWKVAPALACGNTVVVKPSEETPATATLLGKIMNDAGIPPGVYNVVHGFGADSTGEHLARHPDVDAVTFTGETVTGAAIMKSVADDIKDVSFELGGKNPGVIFADADFEQAVEGTSRSVFANCGQVCLSTERVYVERPIFDRFTEALAQRAASLVRGDPFAEETSMGPLISSTHRDKVLSYYRRAAELGANVIVGGGAPDMPTPWEHGCWIEPTLWTGLDETSLIVKEEIFGPCCHIRPFDDLDEAVSLANDTEYGLAATLWTQDIKKANQVAARIDCGITWVNCWFLRDLRTPFGGAKKSGIGREGGEYSLEFYTELQNICLKV